The Mycoplasma nasistruthionis genome contains a region encoding:
- the rplK gene encoding 50S ribosomal protein L11: MAKKEIQRIAKLQFPAGQAKPGPALAGVGVNMPEFTKAFNDATRDRGNEPVPVQITVYKDKTFEFKLFTSPASYKIKQAAKIQSGAANAKTTIVATISKDQLREIAEYKMVDLNTDDIFAAMATVAGTAKQMGVLVEGYDDIFKAKAEAKAAAKAAKAAAAKEAALESDLEELVNTKGHGIEVNVIGDEKEEGEQE, translated from the coding sequence ATGGCAAAGAAAGAAATTCAACGTATCGCTAAGTTGCAATTCCCAGCAGGTCAAGCTAAACCAGGTCCAGCTTTAGCTGGTGTTGGTGTTAACATGCCTGAATTTACAAAAGCATTTAACGATGCAACTAGAGATAGAGGGAACGAACCAGTTCCAGTACAAATTACAGTTTACAAAGACAAAACATTCGAATTTAAATTATTCACATCACCAGCTTCATACAAAATTAAACAAGCAGCTAAAATCCAATCAGGTGCTGCAAATGCTAAAACAACAATCGTTGCTACAATTTCAAAAGATCAATTAAGAGAAATTGCAGAATACAAAATGGTTGATTTAAACACAGATGACATTTTTGCTGCTATGGCTACAGTTGCTGGTACAGCAAAACAAATGGGTGTTCTAGTTGAAGGTTATGATGACATTTTCAAAGCTAAAGCCGAAGCTAAAGCAGCTGCAAAAGCGGCAAAAGCTGCAGCAGCTAAGGAAGCAGCTCTAGAAAGTGATTTAGAAGAATTAGTAAACACTAAAGGACACGGAATTGAAGTTAATGTTATCGGAGATGAAAAAGAAGAAGGAGAACAAGAATAA
- the rplA gene encoding 50S ribosomal protein L1, giving the protein MAKRLSKKLKASRDSFDRTVAYDLADAIELAKKTSYANFDASIDLAFNLNLDVRKADQQLRGAVLLPNGTGKSIKVLVATNNVEKQKAAKEAGADIVVDGQALEQKIKEDDFDFDVMVADPAMMPLLGKYGKKLGPKGLMPNPKTGTVTPTPEKAVEELKKGKANYRTDKAGVVHSLIGKKSMSTEALTQNAQTLINLIKKLKPAAVKGTYMLNLTVSASMGPSVKIKIEK; this is encoded by the coding sequence ATGGCTAAAAGATTATCTAAAAAATTAAAAGCATCACGTGATTCATTTGATAGAACAGTTGCTTACGATTTAGCTGACGCTATTGAACTTGCTAAAAAAACTTCTTACGCAAACTTTGACGCTTCAATCGATTTAGCATTCAACTTAAACCTAGACGTTCGTAAAGCTGATCAACAATTACGTGGAGCAGTTTTATTACCAAACGGAACAGGTAAATCAATCAAAGTTTTAGTTGCTACAAACAATGTTGAAAAACAAAAAGCAGCTAAAGAAGCTGGAGCTGACATCGTTGTTGATGGACAAGCTTTAGAACAAAAAATTAAAGAAGATGATTTTGACTTTGATGTAATGGTAGCTGATCCAGCTATGATGCCTTTATTAGGTAAATATGGTAAAAAACTTGGGCCTAAAGGTTTAATGCCTAACCCTAAAACAGGAACAGTTACTCCTACTCCAGAAAAAGCTGTAGAAGAACTTAAAAAAGGTAAAGCAAACTATCGTACAGATAAAGCGGGTGTTGTTCACTCATTAATCGGTAAGAAAAGTATGTCTACAGAAGCTTTAACACAAAACGCTCAAACTTTAATTAACTTAATTAAGAAATTAAAACCAGCAGCGGTTAAAGGAACATACATGTTAAACTTAACAGTTTCAGCATCTATGGGACCAAGTGTTAAAATTAAAATCGAAAAATAA
- a CDS encoding adenine phosphoribosyltransferase: protein MKLQDYIQNVPNFPKQGINFKDISPLLANPHAFKHVIDKMADLASQADIIVAPDARGFIFGTPVAYAINKPFVMVRKKGKLPGKTIVQNYDLEYGENAIEIQSNVLKPNLKAVIIDDVLATGGTVDAIVKLLQSQQIETTKLIVLCELKELNGRAKLNNLTIEALIEE from the coding sequence ATGAAATTACAAGATTACATACAAAACGTACCCAACTTCCCTAAACAAGGAATTAACTTCAAAGATATTTCCCCATTATTAGCCAATCCACATGCTTTTAAACATGTGATTGATAAAATGGCTGATTTGGCATCACAAGCTGATATTATTGTTGCTCCTGATGCAAGAGGATTTATTTTTGGCACACCTGTTGCTTATGCAATTAACAAGCCATTTGTAATGGTGCGTAAAAAAGGAAAATTGCCTGGTAAAACAATTGTTCAAAACTATGATTTAGAATATGGTGAAAATGCAATTGAAATTCAATCAAACGTGCTTAAACCTAATTTAAAAGCAGTTATTATTGATGATGTTTTAGCTACAGGTGGTACAGTAGATGCAATAGTTAAATTGCTTCAATCACAGCAAATTGAAACTACTAAATTAATTGTTTTATGTGAATTAAAAGAATTAAATGGTAGAGCTAAATTGAATAATCTAACTATTGAAGCATTAATTGAAGAATAA